In Perca fluviatilis chromosome 14, GENO_Pfluv_1.0, whole genome shotgun sequence, a genomic segment contains:
- the txn gene encoding thioredoxin, translated as MVREVQDLAEFKAILAEAGDKLVVVDFTATWCGPCKQIGPEFVKESQKTENNNVIFLKVDVDEAEDVSAFCKISCMPTFLFFKNGVKVDEFSGANKDTLVQKLEALRT; from the exons ATGGTTCGCGAAGTGCAAGACTTG GCCGAGTTTAAAGCCATCCTGGCGGAAGCTGGAGACAAGCTGGTAGTGGTGGACTTCACAGCCACCTGGTGTGGCCCTTGTAAACAGATTGGCCCAGAATTTGTA AAAGAGTCACAAAAAACAGAGAACAATAATGTGATTTTCTTGAAGGTGGATGTGGATGAGGCCGAG GATGTGAGTGCATTCTGCAAGATTAGCTGCATGCCTACATTCCTGTTCTTCAAGAACGGAGTAAAG GTGGACGAGTTCTCCGGTGCTAATAAAGATACACTGGTTCAGAAACTGGAAGCTTTGAGAACATAA
- the LOC120573208 gene encoding prostaglandin reductase 1-like produces the protein MVQAKTWILTKHFDGFPKDSDFELKVEELSAPKDGEVLLEAVFLSVDPYMRPFSRVRMNEGDVMIGTQVAKVIQSSNPAFPVGSHVVGRCGWRTHTVCDGTDLIPVMPDWPQDVSLSLALGGIGMPGLTALYGIEEVLGLQKGETLLVNAAAGAVGSVVGQIAKIKGCKVVGSAGSDAKVAFLKELGFDEAFNYKTVGSLEEALKKASPEGYDCFFENVGGPFSSVAIQQMKNFGRIAVCGAISTYNDTTPQTGPYPHLTMIFKQLKMEGFMQSRWEHKHPESLKRLIGWLKEGKLQCREHITKGFEKMPAAFMGILQGENVGKAIVAV, from the exons ATGGTCCAAGCCAAGACGTGGATCCTTACCAAGCACTTTGACGGCTTCCCGAAGGACAGCGACTTTGAGCTTAAGGTGGAGGAGCTTTCGGCACCCAAAGATGGGG AGGTGCTTTTGGAAGCAGTGTTTCTCAGTGTCGACCCATACATGAG GCCATTCAGTAGGGTTCGCATGAATGAAGGCGATGTGATGATTGGAACTCAAGTGGCCAA aGTGATTCAAAGTAGTAACCCAGCATTTCCTGTGGGAAGCCATGTTGTTGGTCGTTGTGGCTGGAGAACCCACACAGTCTGTGATGGGACAGACCTCATTCCAGTCATGCCTGACTGGCCGCAAGACGTCTCGTTGTCCCTGGCTCTGGGTGGCATCGGCATGCCAGG ACTGACAGCTCTGTACGGGATAGAAGAAGTCTTGGGACTCCAGAAGGGGGAGACCCTGCTGGTGAATGCTGCAGCCGGGGCAGTGGGCTCCGTGGTGGGCCAGATTGCAAAGATCAAGGGCTGTAAAGTGGTGGGTTCAGCAGGGTCTGATGCCAAGGTGGCTTTCCTCAAAGAACTGGGCTTCGATGAGGCCTTCAACTACAAGACTGTTGGTTCCCTGGAGGAGGCACTGAAGAAGGCTTCTCCAGAAGGATATGACTGTTTCTTTGAAAAT GTGGGAGGCCCTTTTTCAAGCGTTGCGATACAGCAAATGAAGAACTTTGGAAGAATAGCTGTGTGTGGAGCTATTTCCACATATAATGACACCACACCCCAAACAG GCCCATACCCCCACCTGACCATGATCTTCAAGCAGCTTAAGATGGAGGGCTTCATGCAGAGCAGGTGGGAGCACAAGCACCCGGAGTCCCTTAAGAGGCTGATAGGATGGTTGAAAGAG GGCAAACTGCAGTGTCGGGAGCACATCACAAAAGGCTTTGAAAAGATGCCAGCTGCTTTTATGGGGATACTGCAGGGAGAAAACGTCGGCAAGGCTATTGTCGCAGTCTGA
- the haus3 gene encoding HAUS augmin-like complex subunit 3 isoform X1 → MLDGSQFVDAVGRLGYPGASSLKASDFDWLFDCAPENLHFLRFVCRTLNQSNVLTKEEVHAFQELRKSGKPFLDEAALGELLKTIGPSDGSSANILGSSSSSSSAVFAAEGNVAIEDLEAELQALRKEKELKQHRFNRLQVVATSRADVDLRLSEERESAACKLKEASASIRAENADTNALLQNLTDEVRKLASYLPVQSEAKQKGNGEPVAPSNPSVSKSPTVLLSQLPLDPYLHQEELNTKTLAAFTQKHFFQGIADIVETSCSERFQVLDLSSCEDGEDEENKHQGREREARMVEHRRTEMARLQWSYIVAQHQLMQAMAEEKSFKAGLDWLSEKSSHTKSICMSSSLHVREVVSRKELQAVEAELEALLHGPVPAALRESARLLNVPVVRGDLALQVARQDYYTSRQNQVRDYLLRQKASFELVLLGQEMELRRWRTCLKQLEEVNSRLVKEGEMATLRIESLAHPDLAINPRPNPIISCKDAAFSRLLQILDHDSDHGRSEPFRTYEALNHAARDLAGNLQVTQDALAGAGREQYYTAARLYGDCEALHRAMYTELQQLVLGPQVRPTAITDQELLCPNAQVGLFPFLFCTVILVNYAECISEAILNELTVKLLGAESQLQSLQHVMQDIMGEVKAKRSQLERNALLRREKELYIYFHLDARLLQKVVEDLEGKMAAKRGQQ, encoded by the exons ATGTTAGACGGTAGCCAGTTTGTGGATGCCGTGGGCCGTCTAGGTTATCCTGGTGCATCATCATTGAAGGCCTCCGACTTCGACTGGCTGTTTGACTGTGCCCCGGAGAACCTTCACTTCTTGCGCTTTGTCTGTCGGACCCTTAACCAGAGCAATGTTCTCACTAAGGAGGAGGTACATGCTTTTCAGGAGCTGCGTAAGTCGGGCAAGCCATTTCTGGATGAAGCAGCCTTGGGCGAGCTCCTTAAAACCATTGGACCTTCAGATGGGAGCAGTGCAAACATCTTAGGgtcctcttcttcatcttcatctgctGTGTTTGCAGCTGAGGGAAATGTGGCCATAGAGGACTTGGAGGCAGAGCTCCAGGCACTGCGTAAAGAGAAAGAGCTAAAGCAACATCGTTTTAACAGGTTACAGGTTGTGGCCACCTCTCGTGCAGATGTTGATCTACGACTTAGTGAAGAGCGGGAGAGCGCTGCATGTAAGCTAAAGGAGGCCAGCGCTTCCATTAGAGCTGAGAATGCAGACACCAACGCTCTATTACAAAACCTAACAGATGAGGTGAGAAAGCTTGCTTCGTACCTCCCAGTTCAGTCGGAGGCCAAGCAAAAAGGAAACGGAGAACCCGTGGCCCCATCAAACCCTTCTGTCTCAAAAAGCCCCACTGTCCTCCTTTCTCAGCTGCCCTTGGATCCCTACCTGCACCAGGAGGAGCTCAACACTAAAACACTAGCTGCCTTTACTCAGAAGCATTTCTTCCAGGGCATCGCTGACATTGTTGAGACTTCTTGCTCTGAGCGCTTCCAGGTCCTTGACCTCAGTTCTTGTGAAGATGGAGAGGATGAAGAGAACAAGCaccaggggagagagagggaggcgcGAATGGTGGAGCACAGGAGGACAGAGATGGCCAGACTTCAGTGGTCTTATATTGTGGCCCAGCACCAACTGATGCAGGCCATGGCAGAGGAGAAGAGTTTCAAGGCTGGACTAGACTGGCTCTCTGAGAAGTCCTCTCATACCAAG AGCATATGCATGTCCTCCTCACTGCATGTCCGTGAAGTTGTCTCCAGGAAGGAGTTGCAGGCGGTGGAGGCTGAGCTGGAGGCTCTGCTCCATGGACCAGTACCTGCTGCCCTCAGAGAGTCAGCCCGGTTGCTTAATGTGCCGGTAGTGAGGGGAGACCTGGCTTTGCAAGTAGCCCGGCAGGACTACTACACCTCCAGACAGAATCAG GTACGAGACTACCTACTCCGCCAGAAGGCTTCCTTTGAGCTGGTGCTCCTGGGTCAGGAGATGGAGTTGAGGAGGTGGAGGACTTGTCTTAAGCAGCTGGAAGAAGTCAATAGCAGACTGGTAAAAGAAGGTGAAATGGCAACCCTTAGAATTGAGTCCCTGGCACACCCTGACCTGGCCATCAACCCCAGACCCAACCCTATCATCAGCTGCAAAGATGCAGCCTTCAGCAG GCTGCTCCAGATCCTTGACCATGATTCAGACCATGGTCGATCAGAGCCTTTCCGGACATATGAAGCATTGAACCACGCTGCTCGTGACCTTGCAGGCAACCTTCAGGTGACCCAAGATGCTCTAGCTGGTGCTGGCCGTGAGCAGTACTACACAGCTGCTCGTCTTTATGGTGACTGTGAGGCGCTCCACAGGGCAATGTACACAGAGCTCCAGCAGCTGGTCTTAGGGCCGCAGGTACGTCCAACGGCCATCACTGACCAGGAGCTGCTCTGCCCTAATGCACAGGTGGgtttgtttccttttcttttctgcaCAGTCATCTTGGTCAACTATGCAGAGTGCATTTCAGAAGCAATCCTTAAT GAGCTGACGGTGAAGCTTCTGGGAGCAGAGTCTCAGCTGCAGAGTTTGCAGCATGTAATGCAAGACATCATGGGGGAAGTTAAAGCCAAGCGTTCTCAGCTGGAGCGCAATGCCCTCCTCAGGCGAGAGAAGGAGTTGTACATCTACTTCCACTTGGATGCCCGGCTGCTGCAGAAAGTAGTGGAAGATCTGGAGGGCAAAATGGCTGCGAAGAGAGGGCAGCAGTAA
- the haus3 gene encoding HAUS augmin-like complex subunit 3 isoform X4 — MLDGSQFVDAVGRLGYPGASSLKASDFDWLFDCAPENLHFLRFVCRTLNQSNVLTKEEVHAFQELRKSGKPFLDEAALGELLKTIGPSDGSSANILGSSSSSSSAVFAAEGNVAIEDLEAELQALRKEKELKQHRFNRLQVVATSRADVDLRLSEERESAACKLKEASASIRAENADTNALLQNLTDEVRKLASYLPVQSEAKQKGNGEPVAPSNPSVSKSPTVLLSQLPLDPYLHQEELNTKTLAAFTQKHFFQGIADIVETSCSERFQVLDLSSCEDGEDEENKHQGREREARMVEHRRTEMARLQWSYIVAQHQLMQAMAEEKSFKAGLDWLSEKSSHTKSICMSSSLHVREVVSRKELQAVEAELEALLHGPVPAALRESARLLNVPVVRGDLALQVARQDYYTSRQNQVRDYLLRQKASFELVLLGQEMELRRWRTCLKQLEEVNSRLVKEGEMATLRIESLAHPDLAINPRPNPIISCKDAAFSRLLQILDHDSDHGRSEPFRTYEALNHAARDLAGNLQVTQDALAGAGREQYYTAARLYGDCEALHRAMYTELQQLVLGPQSSWSTMQSAFQKQSLMS; from the exons ATGTTAGACGGTAGCCAGTTTGTGGATGCCGTGGGCCGTCTAGGTTATCCTGGTGCATCATCATTGAAGGCCTCCGACTTCGACTGGCTGTTTGACTGTGCCCCGGAGAACCTTCACTTCTTGCGCTTTGTCTGTCGGACCCTTAACCAGAGCAATGTTCTCACTAAGGAGGAGGTACATGCTTTTCAGGAGCTGCGTAAGTCGGGCAAGCCATTTCTGGATGAAGCAGCCTTGGGCGAGCTCCTTAAAACCATTGGACCTTCAGATGGGAGCAGTGCAAACATCTTAGGgtcctcttcttcatcttcatctgctGTGTTTGCAGCTGAGGGAAATGTGGCCATAGAGGACTTGGAGGCAGAGCTCCAGGCACTGCGTAAAGAGAAAGAGCTAAAGCAACATCGTTTTAACAGGTTACAGGTTGTGGCCACCTCTCGTGCAGATGTTGATCTACGACTTAGTGAAGAGCGGGAGAGCGCTGCATGTAAGCTAAAGGAGGCCAGCGCTTCCATTAGAGCTGAGAATGCAGACACCAACGCTCTATTACAAAACCTAACAGATGAGGTGAGAAAGCTTGCTTCGTACCTCCCAGTTCAGTCGGAGGCCAAGCAAAAAGGAAACGGAGAACCCGTGGCCCCATCAAACCCTTCTGTCTCAAAAAGCCCCACTGTCCTCCTTTCTCAGCTGCCCTTGGATCCCTACCTGCACCAGGAGGAGCTCAACACTAAAACACTAGCTGCCTTTACTCAGAAGCATTTCTTCCAGGGCATCGCTGACATTGTTGAGACTTCTTGCTCTGAGCGCTTCCAGGTCCTTGACCTCAGTTCTTGTGAAGATGGAGAGGATGAAGAGAACAAGCaccaggggagagagagggaggcgcGAATGGTGGAGCACAGGAGGACAGAGATGGCCAGACTTCAGTGGTCTTATATTGTGGCCCAGCACCAACTGATGCAGGCCATGGCAGAGGAGAAGAGTTTCAAGGCTGGACTAGACTGGCTCTCTGAGAAGTCCTCTCATACCAAG AGCATATGCATGTCCTCCTCACTGCATGTCCGTGAAGTTGTCTCCAGGAAGGAGTTGCAGGCGGTGGAGGCTGAGCTGGAGGCTCTGCTCCATGGACCAGTACCTGCTGCCCTCAGAGAGTCAGCCCGGTTGCTTAATGTGCCGGTAGTGAGGGGAGACCTGGCTTTGCAAGTAGCCCGGCAGGACTACTACACCTCCAGACAGAATCAG GTACGAGACTACCTACTCCGCCAGAAGGCTTCCTTTGAGCTGGTGCTCCTGGGTCAGGAGATGGAGTTGAGGAGGTGGAGGACTTGTCTTAAGCAGCTGGAAGAAGTCAATAGCAGACTGGTAAAAGAAGGTGAAATGGCAACCCTTAGAATTGAGTCCCTGGCACACCCTGACCTGGCCATCAACCCCAGACCCAACCCTATCATCAGCTGCAAAGATGCAGCCTTCAGCAG GCTGCTCCAGATCCTTGACCATGATTCAGACCATGGTCGATCAGAGCCTTTCCGGACATATGAAGCATTGAACCACGCTGCTCGTGACCTTGCAGGCAACCTTCAGGTGACCCAAGATGCTCTAGCTGGTGCTGGCCGTGAGCAGTACTACACAGCTGCTCGTCTTTATGGTGACTGTGAGGCGCTCCACAGGGCAATGTACACAGAGCTCCAGCAGCTGGTCTTAGGGCCGCAG TCATCTTGGTCAACTATGCAGAGTGCATTTCAGAAGCAATCCTTAAT GAGCTGA
- the haus3 gene encoding HAUS augmin-like complex subunit 3 isoform X2: MLDGSQFVDAVGRLGYPGASSLKASDFDWLFDCAPENLHFLRFVCRTLNQSNVLTKEEVHAFQELRKSGKPFLDEAALGELLKTIGPSDGSSANILGSSSSSSSAVFAAEGNVAIEDLEAELQALRKEKELKQHRFNRLQVVATSRADVDLRLSEERESAACKLKEASASIRAENADTNALLQNLTDEVRKLASYLPVQSEAKQKGNGEPVAPSNPSVSKSPTVLLSQLPLDPYLHQEELNTKTLAAFTQKHFFQGIADIVETSCSERFQVLDLSSCEDGEDEENKHQGREREARMVEHRRTEMARLQWSYIVAQHQLMQAMAEEKSFKAGLDWLSEKSSHTKSICMSSSLHVREVVSRKELQAVEAELEALLHGPVPAALRESARLLNVPVVRGDLALQVARQDYYTSRQNQVRDYLLRQKASFELVLLGQEMELRRWRTCLKQLEEVNSRLVKEGEMATLRIESLAHPDLAINPRPNPIISCKDAAFSRLLQILDHDSDHGRSEPFRTYEALNHAARDLAGNLQVTQDALAGAGREQYYTAARLYGDCEALHRAMYTELQQLVLGPQVRPTAITDQELLCPNAQELTVKLLGAESQLQSLQHVMQDIMGEVKAKRSQLERNALLRREKELYIYFHLDARLLQKVVEDLEGKMAAKRGQQ; this comes from the exons ATGTTAGACGGTAGCCAGTTTGTGGATGCCGTGGGCCGTCTAGGTTATCCTGGTGCATCATCATTGAAGGCCTCCGACTTCGACTGGCTGTTTGACTGTGCCCCGGAGAACCTTCACTTCTTGCGCTTTGTCTGTCGGACCCTTAACCAGAGCAATGTTCTCACTAAGGAGGAGGTACATGCTTTTCAGGAGCTGCGTAAGTCGGGCAAGCCATTTCTGGATGAAGCAGCCTTGGGCGAGCTCCTTAAAACCATTGGACCTTCAGATGGGAGCAGTGCAAACATCTTAGGgtcctcttcttcatcttcatctgctGTGTTTGCAGCTGAGGGAAATGTGGCCATAGAGGACTTGGAGGCAGAGCTCCAGGCACTGCGTAAAGAGAAAGAGCTAAAGCAACATCGTTTTAACAGGTTACAGGTTGTGGCCACCTCTCGTGCAGATGTTGATCTACGACTTAGTGAAGAGCGGGAGAGCGCTGCATGTAAGCTAAAGGAGGCCAGCGCTTCCATTAGAGCTGAGAATGCAGACACCAACGCTCTATTACAAAACCTAACAGATGAGGTGAGAAAGCTTGCTTCGTACCTCCCAGTTCAGTCGGAGGCCAAGCAAAAAGGAAACGGAGAACCCGTGGCCCCATCAAACCCTTCTGTCTCAAAAAGCCCCACTGTCCTCCTTTCTCAGCTGCCCTTGGATCCCTACCTGCACCAGGAGGAGCTCAACACTAAAACACTAGCTGCCTTTACTCAGAAGCATTTCTTCCAGGGCATCGCTGACATTGTTGAGACTTCTTGCTCTGAGCGCTTCCAGGTCCTTGACCTCAGTTCTTGTGAAGATGGAGAGGATGAAGAGAACAAGCaccaggggagagagagggaggcgcGAATGGTGGAGCACAGGAGGACAGAGATGGCCAGACTTCAGTGGTCTTATATTGTGGCCCAGCACCAACTGATGCAGGCCATGGCAGAGGAGAAGAGTTTCAAGGCTGGACTAGACTGGCTCTCTGAGAAGTCCTCTCATACCAAG AGCATATGCATGTCCTCCTCACTGCATGTCCGTGAAGTTGTCTCCAGGAAGGAGTTGCAGGCGGTGGAGGCTGAGCTGGAGGCTCTGCTCCATGGACCAGTACCTGCTGCCCTCAGAGAGTCAGCCCGGTTGCTTAATGTGCCGGTAGTGAGGGGAGACCTGGCTTTGCAAGTAGCCCGGCAGGACTACTACACCTCCAGACAGAATCAG GTACGAGACTACCTACTCCGCCAGAAGGCTTCCTTTGAGCTGGTGCTCCTGGGTCAGGAGATGGAGTTGAGGAGGTGGAGGACTTGTCTTAAGCAGCTGGAAGAAGTCAATAGCAGACTGGTAAAAGAAGGTGAAATGGCAACCCTTAGAATTGAGTCCCTGGCACACCCTGACCTGGCCATCAACCCCAGACCCAACCCTATCATCAGCTGCAAAGATGCAGCCTTCAGCAG GCTGCTCCAGATCCTTGACCATGATTCAGACCATGGTCGATCAGAGCCTTTCCGGACATATGAAGCATTGAACCACGCTGCTCGTGACCTTGCAGGCAACCTTCAGGTGACCCAAGATGCTCTAGCTGGTGCTGGCCGTGAGCAGTACTACACAGCTGCTCGTCTTTATGGTGACTGTGAGGCGCTCCACAGGGCAATGTACACAGAGCTCCAGCAGCTGGTCTTAGGGCCGCAGGTACGTCCAACGGCCATCACTGACCAGGAGCTGCTCTGCCCTAATGCACAG GAGCTGACGGTGAAGCTTCTGGGAGCAGAGTCTCAGCTGCAGAGTTTGCAGCATGTAATGCAAGACATCATGGGGGAAGTTAAAGCCAAGCGTTCTCAGCTGGAGCGCAATGCCCTCCTCAGGCGAGAGAAGGAGTTGTACATCTACTTCCACTTGGATGCCCGGCTGCTGCAGAAAGTAGTGGAAGATCTGGAGGGCAAAATGGCTGCGAAGAGAGGGCAGCAGTAA
- the haus3 gene encoding HAUS augmin-like complex subunit 3 isoform X3 — MLDGSQFVDAVGRLGYPGASSLKASDFDWLFDCAPENLHFLRFVCRTLNQSNVLTKEEVHAFQELRKSGKPFLDEAALGELLKTIGPSDGSSANILGSSSSSSSAVFAAEGNVAIEDLEAELQALRKEKELKQHRFNRLQVVATSRADVDLRLSEERESAACKLKEASASIRAENADTNALLQNLTDEVRKLASYLPVQSEAKQKGNGEPVAPSNPSVSKSPTVLLSQLPLDPYLHQEELNTKTLAAFTQKHFFQGIADIVETSCSERFQVLDLSSCEDGEDEENKHQGREREARMVEHRRTEMARLQWSYIVAQHQLMQAMAEEKSFKAGLDWLSEKSSHTKSICMSSSLHVREVVSRKELQAVEAELEALLHGPVPAALRESARLLNVPVVRGDLALQVARQDYYTSRQNQVRDYLLRQKASFELVLLGQEMELRRWRTCLKQLEEVNSRLVKEGEMATLRIESLAHPDLAINPRPNPIISCKDAAFSRLLQILDHDSDHGRSEPFRTYEALNHAARDLAGNLQVTQDALAGAGREQYYTAARLYGDCEALHRAMYTELQQLVLGPQELTVKLLGAESQLQSLQHVMQDIMGEVKAKRSQLERNALLRREKELYIYFHLDARLLQKVVEDLEGKMAAKRGQQ; from the exons ATGTTAGACGGTAGCCAGTTTGTGGATGCCGTGGGCCGTCTAGGTTATCCTGGTGCATCATCATTGAAGGCCTCCGACTTCGACTGGCTGTTTGACTGTGCCCCGGAGAACCTTCACTTCTTGCGCTTTGTCTGTCGGACCCTTAACCAGAGCAATGTTCTCACTAAGGAGGAGGTACATGCTTTTCAGGAGCTGCGTAAGTCGGGCAAGCCATTTCTGGATGAAGCAGCCTTGGGCGAGCTCCTTAAAACCATTGGACCTTCAGATGGGAGCAGTGCAAACATCTTAGGgtcctcttcttcatcttcatctgctGTGTTTGCAGCTGAGGGAAATGTGGCCATAGAGGACTTGGAGGCAGAGCTCCAGGCACTGCGTAAAGAGAAAGAGCTAAAGCAACATCGTTTTAACAGGTTACAGGTTGTGGCCACCTCTCGTGCAGATGTTGATCTACGACTTAGTGAAGAGCGGGAGAGCGCTGCATGTAAGCTAAAGGAGGCCAGCGCTTCCATTAGAGCTGAGAATGCAGACACCAACGCTCTATTACAAAACCTAACAGATGAGGTGAGAAAGCTTGCTTCGTACCTCCCAGTTCAGTCGGAGGCCAAGCAAAAAGGAAACGGAGAACCCGTGGCCCCATCAAACCCTTCTGTCTCAAAAAGCCCCACTGTCCTCCTTTCTCAGCTGCCCTTGGATCCCTACCTGCACCAGGAGGAGCTCAACACTAAAACACTAGCTGCCTTTACTCAGAAGCATTTCTTCCAGGGCATCGCTGACATTGTTGAGACTTCTTGCTCTGAGCGCTTCCAGGTCCTTGACCTCAGTTCTTGTGAAGATGGAGAGGATGAAGAGAACAAGCaccaggggagagagagggaggcgcGAATGGTGGAGCACAGGAGGACAGAGATGGCCAGACTTCAGTGGTCTTATATTGTGGCCCAGCACCAACTGATGCAGGCCATGGCAGAGGAGAAGAGTTTCAAGGCTGGACTAGACTGGCTCTCTGAGAAGTCCTCTCATACCAAG AGCATATGCATGTCCTCCTCACTGCATGTCCGTGAAGTTGTCTCCAGGAAGGAGTTGCAGGCGGTGGAGGCTGAGCTGGAGGCTCTGCTCCATGGACCAGTACCTGCTGCCCTCAGAGAGTCAGCCCGGTTGCTTAATGTGCCGGTAGTGAGGGGAGACCTGGCTTTGCAAGTAGCCCGGCAGGACTACTACACCTCCAGACAGAATCAG GTACGAGACTACCTACTCCGCCAGAAGGCTTCCTTTGAGCTGGTGCTCCTGGGTCAGGAGATGGAGTTGAGGAGGTGGAGGACTTGTCTTAAGCAGCTGGAAGAAGTCAATAGCAGACTGGTAAAAGAAGGTGAAATGGCAACCCTTAGAATTGAGTCCCTGGCACACCCTGACCTGGCCATCAACCCCAGACCCAACCCTATCATCAGCTGCAAAGATGCAGCCTTCAGCAG GCTGCTCCAGATCCTTGACCATGATTCAGACCATGGTCGATCAGAGCCTTTCCGGACATATGAAGCATTGAACCACGCTGCTCGTGACCTTGCAGGCAACCTTCAGGTGACCCAAGATGCTCTAGCTGGTGCTGGCCGTGAGCAGTACTACACAGCTGCTCGTCTTTATGGTGACTGTGAGGCGCTCCACAGGGCAATGTACACAGAGCTCCAGCAGCTGGTCTTAGGGCCGCAG GAGCTGACGGTGAAGCTTCTGGGAGCAGAGTCTCAGCTGCAGAGTTTGCAGCATGTAATGCAAGACATCATGGGGGAAGTTAAAGCCAAGCGTTCTCAGCTGGAGCGCAATGCCCTCCTCAGGCGAGAGAAGGAGTTGTACATCTACTTCCACTTGGATGCCCGGCTGCTGCAGAAAGTAGTGGAAGATCTGGAGGGCAAAATGGCTGCGAAGAGAGGGCAGCAGTAA
- the LOC120572516 gene encoding uncharacterized protein LOC120572516: MAASLSNKDRSTLSLPIPKRLYEHQATPWRSSTEEISPPFIHNLSPDKKDHDRALFPPTNYPNTHEAEPALACHQVSSCLKISEETDNDTSGAQKEYRNAECWHIPRKKLDHAVGSESQEKWKLLLSNPTKEVISGEEDGGILYHQSEEGVQQIVDSENMQAGTAQMSDRGHEMQDGVTCQETRHWDAPLPNEKGSSNEMQGFIFLGTNENTSLERNLNLVFTSKMDKSFNCYSEDAKSGQKEHNDFDYIVNTHEIKVEHSSSIEDKEMSVGCLLGAPKKILVSSERGDHKWGHCQTESPQDVSQTVTGTAEKENTENPLVQCEATKLFLGDTTADNLERTTEEGIEVMEVGLEVQRESSAGLDSSSEDKIETEQHCCSDVQIRESQCQTDYRGVSELPGGDSEPGERGEDRNEYVMPPVDSKNGKNSKAH, from the exons ATGGCAGCATCTCTCTCCAATAAAGACAGATCCACCCTGTCCCTCCCAATACCAAAGAGACTTTATGAACATCAAGCTACACCATGGAGAAG CTCCACTGAAGAAATCAGTCCACCTTTCATCCACAATCTTTCTCCGGACAAGAAGGATCATGATAGGGCTTTGTTCCCCCCAACCAATTACCCTAATACCCATGAAGCTGAACCTGCTTTGGCTTGTCACCAAGTTTCTTCCTGCCTTAAAATAAGTGAAGAGACTGATAATGACACATCAGGTGCACAGAAAGAATACAGAAATGCAGAGTGCTGGCATATCCCCAGGAAGAAGCTAGACCATGCTGTAGGTTCGGAAAGCCAAGAAAAGTGGAAGCTACTTCTATCCAACCCCACTAAAGAGGTCATCAGTGGAGAAGAAGATGGGGGCATACTCTATCACCAGTCAGAGGAAGGGGTTCAGCAAATAGTGGATTCCGAAAATATGCAGGCAGGTACAGCACAAATGTCAGACCGAGGACATGAAATGCAGGATGGAGTAACGTGTCAAGAGACAAGACATTGGGATGCACCCTTGCCAAATGAGAAAGGATCATCCAATGAAATGCAAGGATTTATATTCTTGGGAACCAATGAGAACACTAGTTTAGAGAGAAATTTGAATTTGGTATTTACAAGTAAAATGGACAAAAGCTTCAATTGTTATTCTGAGGATGCAAAGTCTGGGCAGAAAGAACATAATGACTTTGATTACATAGTTAATACACATGAAATCAAAGTTGAACATTCATCTAGCATTGAGGATAAAGAGATGTCAGTGGGATGTCTTCTGGGCGCTCCAAAAAAGATCTTGGTATCTTCAGAAAGGGGAGATCACAAGTGGGGTCACTGCCAAACTGAAAGCCCTCAGGATGTGAGTCAGACTGTGACTGGAACAGCagagaaggaaaacacagaaaacCCGCTGGTGCAGTGTGAGGCCACCAAATTATTCCTGGGTGACACCACTGCTGATAACCTGGAGAGAACCACAGAGGAAGGAATAGAAGTAATGGAGGTCGGTCTGGaagtgcagagagagagcagtgcaGGCCTTGATTCAAGCAGTGAAGATAAAATTGAGACTGAGCAGCACTGTTGTTCTGATGTCCAAATAAGAGAAAGCCAGTGTCAGACAGATTATAGAGGGGTCAGTGAGTTACCTGGAGGAGACAGTGAgccaggagagaggggggaagacagaAATGAGTATGTGATGCCACCTGTGGACagcaaaaatggaaaaaattcaaaa GCACACTAA